The genomic interval agttcaggatttttatttaaaatgaataCATTGATAATTTATGTGCATAAAAAAGTTATCACATAAATATTAACTTATTATTGTTCACATCAATTAGAGTTCTAACAACTTAAAGAAATGCTTTTAgaacaattaaaaacataGATATGGATTTTAGCATATGAAACTTATTTATTCATATGCCATCTTTTGGTAAAACTAGAATATTGAACATTATAAAAGTATTTATCAACCTCGTTAAGAGCCCTTAAAAGCCCTCGCACCCAAAACAATTATCTTTCAAAATGCCATAAACGTAAACTTTATGAGcagttaatttatttcacaggttaatttatttccatatactttcaatattttatattttatacttTGGCAATGTTACTCCAATTAAAGGCTTTGAGGGTTTTTAATAACTTTAAACTGTAagactatttttgttttcatagtgttttatgcaaataaaaaatctgtgttttacttcaaattttaaaattatcacATTTCAATTGATTTACCCTAGAGCAAAAAGCttatattttcatcaaattgtttaaaaattcatttgaGTAATGTACAGTGGTCGATCGCGAAGCTGACGCAACCTCTATAAAATGATGCTTGGGAATTTTAAAAGGCAAGTAACGCTTCTCCTTTGTAACGTAaaggctgagccttactttaaCCAATTATTTAGATGGCGTTACTATTGTTGCAGGGACTTTGATCACCACTAGATGGCGTTATTGAATGTGGAGTTGCACATGCGTTAGGggcatttcatttatttttttttattggcatCCTACATtgctaatgaaaaatattttttaaaaaaattataaaatgctACATATATTTCATGGTTATTTAAATGAAGGGTGAAGGGAAACATTATTGAGTGTTGTTTATTATATGAATGTTCCTAATTTTTGGTCCACCTTTTTTAAGCCATTCTCACGTTTCCCGATATATTGAAATCCAAACTTTTGTGAAAACCTAGCCTTACCTCaacacacaacatttttcgACAACCAACACTTCCAACATTTTACCGTAGTTAACGAAAAACGGTAACGTGTCCTTTAGCGTTTCCAGAAAAAAAGGTCAACACACAGGTATCACTGCTTACATTTGCTATGGTAAACCAACCCTCTTTACCAAGCTACCTGGAAATTTTACACATCGCTCTGATATGCTGCATTTTGTAGAATCGCAGGGTTTAGAATTGAAAACAGTAAATGATGCTTTTTGTGCCCAAAGGAGGcaaattttttcatttacattttgtacACACTTTCAATCACGGTTCTATATTAGAAAATGTTCTTACTTCTGGTTGTCCCATATCAGcatgaatcaaataaaatgtcTTTGGCAGTTATTTGTCGCCCTGAAAAGGacggttttgggtttgagatGAAAGAAGCTTTGTCGCCACGTAGTTTAAGCCTTCTTTTCGGTCTTcttgggcagcagcacggcctgAATGTTGGGCAGCACACCACCCTGAGCGATGGTCACTCCGGACAGCAGCTTGTTCAACTCCTCGTCGTTGCGGATGGCCAGCTGCAGATTGACGCGGGATGATGCGCGTCTTCTTGTTGTCAcgggcagcgtttccggcCAACCTCCCCACATTCAGCGGCCAAGTATTCCATGACGGCTGCCAGATACACGGGCGCTCCGGCACCGACGCGCTCGGCATAGTTACCCTTGCGCAGGAGACGATGAATACGGCCAACGGGGAACTGAAGACCGGCACGATTGGAACGGGACTTTGCCTTTCCCTTtacctttcctccctttccacgGCCAGACATGTTTAGATTTATTGGGGAACGTTTGTAAGGGATCACGAACAACACGATGTTCTCTTTgacaagggttttttttaatggagCATCTCGACCCGACCGATGCGTATATAGCAGCTTATTCGTGCTGCGCGATACTCGTTTGGAATTTTTTCGAGCTGCACGATACGTATCCTCTCTCACGGCCCGTTTATAAGCGATCGGAGAGCTCGGATTTTTTCTAGAACGCAATCACCCCTTGAATCGAACACATCGTGTCCCAGTGTTGAGTGAATTTTTCGGTCGAAATGGCACCCAAAACCAGTGGAAAAGCTGCGAGAAGTCTGGCAAAGcccagaaaaatatttccaagTCCGACAAGAAAAGAAGAGCGCAAGACCCGCAAGGAAAGCTACGCTATTTACATCTACAAAGTGTTGAAGCAAGTCCCCCGGATACTGGCATCTCTTCGAAGGCCATGAGCATCATGAACAGTTTCGTTAACGATATCTTCGAACGCATTGCTGCCGAGGCATCCCGCTTGGCGCATTACAACAAGCGTTCGACGATCACGTCCCGCGAAATCCACACCGCTgttcgtctgctgctgcctggtgAGCTTGCCAAGCACGCCGTCTCCGAAGGAACGAAGGCTGTCACAAAGTACACCAGCTCGAAGTAAGCCACTGAAATGATTGGCTTCTTACATACATGAACTCTCTTAAatcggtccttttcaggaccacaaaCCACATTCAACAAAGAATTATCCTTCATTTCATCCGCAATGGTTGGAAGCGTTTTCCGAAGTGAAATTGTAAATGAAGTTTCGTGTATCATGATTTATGCATAGAAATCGTTTCGTTCGTTGTatgaaatcatttttttatttaaattttcctcGCGCGTACGAGGATAATTTATCGACAAGCAACCACTTGCAGCTTATGTGTCGTGAGTTAAATGTTGtaatagatttgttcgattttaatgtTGCTTTATAAGTATTGAAGATCGTTTTTCGtatatgtttgcattttcgtgCCCATGAGTAACAGTAAGCTGTTTGTGTCGAacatttgttgtaaaatatatAGTCATACTATTCGTTCATGGTTTGTTGTAAGCTGCGATGTTGGTAATATAGTGTATAGGTAATATCGATGGAAATATT from Anopheles merus strain MAF unplaced genomic scaffold, AmerM5.1 LNR4000172, whole genome shotgun sequence carries:
- the LOC121601764 gene encoding histone H2A-like, which encodes MSGRGKGGKVKGKAKSRSNRAGLQFPVGRIHRLLRKGNYAERVGAGAPVYLAAVMEYLAAECGELAIRNDEELNKLLSGVTIAQGGVLPNIQAVLLPKKTEKKA